The following coding sequences are from one Bos indicus x Bos taurus breed Angus x Brahman F1 hybrid chromosome 5, Bos_hybrid_MaternalHap_v2.0, whole genome shotgun sequence window:
- the RASD2 gene encoding GTP-binding protein Rhes has protein sequence MMKTLSSGNCALSVPAKNSYRMVVLGASRVGKSSIVSRFLNGRFEDQYTPTIEDFHRKVYNIRGDMYQLDILDTSGNHPFPAMRRLSILTGDVFILVFSLDNRESFDEVKRLQKQILEVKSCLKNKTKEAAELPMVICGNKNDHGELCRQVPTTEAELLVSGDGNCAYFEVSAKKNTNVDEMFYVLFSMAKLPHEMSPALHRKISVQYGDAFHPRPFCMRRVKDMDAYGMVSPFARRPSVNSDLKYIKAKVLRESQARERDKCTIQ, from the exons ATGATGAAGACCTTGTCCAGCGGGAACTGTGCACTCAGTGTGCCTGCCAAGAACTCGTACCGCATGGTGGTGCTGGGCGCCTCTCGGGTGGGCAAGAGCTCCATTGTCTCCCGCTTCCTCAATGGCCGCTTCGAGGACCAGTACACACCCACCATCGAGGACTTCCACCGGAAGGTTTACAACATCCGCGGTGACATGTACCAGCTGGACATCCTGGACACGTCCGGCAACCACCCCTTCCCCGCCATGCGCAGGCTGTCCATCCTCACAG GCGATGTGTTCATCCTCGTGTTCAGCCTAGATAACCGGGAGTCCTTCGATGAGGTCAAGCGCCTCCAGAAGCAGATCCTGGAGGTCAAGTCCTGCCTGAAGAACAAGACCAAGGAGGCAGCGGAGCTGCCCATGGTCATCTGCGGTAACAAGAATGACCATGGCGAGCTGTGCCGCCAAGTGCCCACCACCGAGGCCGAGCTGCTGGTATCTGGTGATGGAAACTGCGCCTACTTTGAGGTGTCGGCCAAGAAGAACACCAACGTGGACGAGATGTTCTACGTGCTCTTCAGCATGGCCAAGCTGCCGCACGAGATGAGCCCCGCGCTGCACCGCAAGATCTCCGTGCAGTACGGGGACGCCTTCCACCCCCGGCCCTTCTGCATGCGCCGTGTCAAGGACATGGACGCCTACGGCATGGTCTCTCCCTTCGCCCGCCGCCCCAGCGTCAACAGTGACCTCAAATACATCAAGGCCAAGGTCCTCCGGGAGAGCCAGGCCCGCGAGCGGGACAAATGCACCATCCAGTGA